In a single window of the Eshraghiella crossota genome:
- the rnpA gene encoding ribonuclease P protein component, with the protein MNGYESLKSNMNFQNVYKNGVSYANKYLVMYVLENRTDNLRLGISVSKKVGNSIVRHRLTRLIRESVRLNSGSILKGYDIVIIARANLKGKNYADTESALLHLLRLHKILSI; encoded by the coding sequence ATGAACGGATATGAGTCTTTGAAAAGTAATATGAATTTTCAGAATGTATATAAGAACGGTGTTTCTTATGCAAATAAGTATCTGGTTATGTATGTTTTGGAGAATCGAACGGATAATCTCAGATTGGGAATATCTGTGAGTAAGAAAGTCGGGAACAGTATTGTCCGACACCGGTTGACACGTTTAATACGTGAGAGCGTCCGGTTGAACAGCGGAAGTATTCTTAAAGGATATGATATTGTCATTATTGCAAGAGCCAATTTAAAAGGTAAGAATTATGCAGATACAGAAAGTGCATTGTTACATCTT